The Thermodesulfovibrio sp. 3462-1 genome contains the following window.
ATTACACCGTTTGGAAGATTTGCAACTTTAATCTGTTATGAAAGTATTTTCCCTGGACAGGTAAGAAAATTTTATCAAAAAGGTGGACAATTTATTGTAAATATTACAAATGATGGATGGTTTGGAAACACTGGAGGGCCGTATCAGCATTTTTCTATGGCAGTATTTAGGGCAATTGAGAATAGAAAGCCTTTAATAAGAGCAGCTAATTCTGGGATTTCAGGTTTTATAGACAGTAAAGGAAGAATTATAAATAAGACAGCTTTATTTGAAAGAACTTATTTAGTTGAAGATATTCAAGGAGATGAAAAATTAAGTTTTTATACAAAATATGGAGATATATTTGCCTATTTCTGTATTGTATTTTCTTTAATTTTTGTTATAGGAAATGTAAGATTTGGGGGTAAAAGATGGTTACATATGAAGATTTAAAGGTTCTTTTAAAAGAAACTAAAGAGAGAATTTTTTCCTTAAGAGGTTGTCTTTGAGATAGATAAGCTTAAAAAAAGACTTGAGGATCTGAATAAAGAGCTTCAGAAAGAAGAAACTTGGCAGAATATAGAAAAAATAAAGAAAATTCAGAAAGAAAAAAATAGACTTTCAGAAGTAATTGAACCCATTGAAAATATTACTGACCGATTTTTGTATCTTGAAGAAGCTTTTAGTATTGCTGAATCTGAAGAAGAAGGATATCTTCTCTTAAAAGATTTAGAAAGCGAGATAGAGAATATAAAATCCCAGATTGATAATCTTGAAATTCAGCTTTTACTTAATGGAGAGCATGACAAAAATAATGCTATAGTTTCAATTCATCCTGGAGCTGGTGGAACAGAAAGTCAGGATTGGGCTGAAATTCTTTTTCGTATGTATTTAAGGTGGGCTGAAAAGAAAGGTTTTAAAGTAGAAATTATTGATTTACAAGCAGGTGAAGAAGCTGGAATTAAAGATGTTACTTTTACTGTTGAAGGACAGTATGCTTATGGATATTTAAAATCAGAATCAGGAGTTCATAGACTTGTAAGGATTTCACCCTTTGATGCTAATAAAAGAAGACATACTTCTTTTGCA
Protein-coding sequences here:
- the prfB gene encoding peptide chain release factor 2 (programmed frameshift) — encoded protein: MVTYEDLKVLLKETKERIFSLRGCLEIDKLKKRLEDLNKELQKEETWQNIEKIKKIQKEKNRLSEVIEPIENITDRFLYLEEAFSIAESEEEGYLLLKDLESEIENIKSQIDNLEIQLLLNGEHDKNNAIVSIHPGAGGTESQDWAEILFRMYLRWAEKKGFKVEIIDLQAGEEAGIKDVTFTVEGQYAYGYLKSESGVHRLVRISPFDANKRRHTSFAAVSVLPEIEDDIQVEIKDDDIRIDTFRASGAGGQHVNKVSSAVRIVHIPTGIVVTCQTERSQHKNREIAMKILRSKLYALLQKQQEDKIKSIVGDKKEIAWGNQIRSYVLHPYRLIKDHRTNIEVYNVEEVLDGNIDIFIETYLKKFASVS